The Bradyrhizobium barranii subsp. barranii genome segment GAGGCATCGTTCTTCATAGAGGAAGACGCGCTGAGGCGACTTGAACCGGGCGCTCACTCCAACAATGAATCGGATTTCCTGAGCGCATTCGATTCCAATCGTGATGTGATATGTGCCGCCGCTGCCAGGGTGTACGTCCGCGGCAGCAGGGGCTCTTACGATCTGGTCGCCGCCAATTTTTGAGACGAAGCCTCACGTCTTGATGGAAGCGGAAGACTTCGTTTACGGCACGTGCTTCATTACGACTGCCAATCCAGAAATAATCACAAAAGCCAGGGAGGATCGCATGAAATTCCGTCCGCTCCATGACCGCGTCGTGGTCAAGCGCATAGAGGCCGAAGACAAGACAGCCGGTGGCATCATCATTCCGGACACCGCCAAGGAGAAGCCCTCCCAGGGCGAAGTCATCGCCGTCGGCCCCGGTGGCCGCGACGAAGCCGGCAAGCTGATCCCGATCGACCTGAAGGTCGGCGACCGCGTGCTGTTCGGCAAGTGGTCCGGCACTGAAGTCAAGATCGACGGCGTCGACCTGCTGATCATGAAGGAAAGCGACATCATGGGCGTCCTCACGGATCTGCCGGCCACCAAGAAGAAGGCCGCGTAAGCGCCAGCCGGTTTTCCTTACCCTGAGGATTCGGCGTAGCCGGGTTCTCGAAGGATGAGGCCCGCAATTCAAATCTCATCCCTCAAGAGCTCGCCAGTTGCGCGGCCTTTGGGATCTGACCAGTTGAAAACGGAGATCGCCATGTCAGCCAAAGAAGTCAAATTCGGCGTCGATGCCCGCGACCGCATGTTGCGCGGCGTCGAAATTCTCAACAACGCGGTAAAGGTGACGCTCGGTCCGAAGGGCCGCAACGTTGTCCTCGACAAGTCGTTCGGCGCTCCCCGCATCACCAAGGATGGCGTCACCGTCGCCAAGGAGATCGAGCTCGAAGAGAAGTTCGAGAACATGGGCGCACAGATGGTGCGCGAAGTCGCCTCCAAGTCAGCTGACGCGGCCGGCGATGGCACCACCACCGCCACCGTGCTCGCGGCTGCGATCGTGAAGGAAGGCGCCAAGGCGGTTGCCGCCGGCATGAACCCGATGGACCTCAAGCGCGGCATCGACTTGGCAGTGGACGCCGTCGTCGCCGACCTCGTCAAGAACTCCAAGAAGGTCACCTCGAACGAGGAGATCGCCCAGGTCGGCACCATCTCGGCCAACGGCGATGCGGAGATTGGCAAGTTCCTCTCCGACGCCATGAAGAAGGTTGGCAACGAAGGCGTCATCACGGTTGAAGAAGCCAAGTCGCTCGAGACTGAACTCGAGGTCGTCGAAGGCATGCAGTTCGACCGCGGCTACATCTCGCCCTACTTCGTCACCAACGCCGACAAGATGCGCGTTGAAATGGACGACGCCTATATCCTGATCTACGAGAAAAAGCTGTCCAGCCTGAACGAACTGCTGCCGCTCCTGGAAGCAGTCGTACAGAGCGGCAAGCCGCTCGTTATCATCGCCGAAGACGTGGAAGGCGAGGCGCTCGCCACCCTCGTCGTCAACCGTCTGCGCGGCGGCCTGAAGGTCGCGGCCGTCAAGGCTCCGGGCTTCGGCGATCGCCGCAAGGCCATGCTGCAGGACATCGCGATCCTGGCCGGCGGCCAGGCGATCTCGGAGGATCTCGGCATCAAGCTCGAGAACGTCACGCTCAACATGCTCGGTCGTGCCAAGAAGGTGATGATCGACAAGGAGAACACAACGATCGTCAACGGCGCCGGCAAGAAGGCCGACATCGAGGCGCGCGTGGCCCAGATCAAGGCGCAGATCGAGGAGACCACCTCGGACTACGACCGTGAGAAACTCCAGGAGCGTCTCGCCAAGCTCGCAGGCGGCGTCGCGGTGATCCGCGTCGGCGGCGCGACCGAGGTCGAGGTGAAGGAGCGCAAGGATCGCGTTGATGACGCGATGCATGCGACCCGCGCGGCGGTCGAGGAAGGCATCGTCCCGGGCGGCGGCGTCGCCTTGCTGCGAGCCTCCGAGCATCTCAAGGGGTTGCGCACCAAGAACGACGACCAGAAAACCGGCGTCGAGATCGTGCGCAAGGCGCTGTCGGCCCCCGCTCGCCAGATCGCGATCAACGCCGGTGAAGACGGCTCGGTGATCGTCGGCAAGATCCTGGAAAAGGAACAGTACGCCTACGGCTTCGACTCGCAGACCGGTGAGTATGGCAACTTGGTCGCCAAGGGCATCATCGACCCGACCAAGGTGGTTCGCGTGGCGATCCAGAACGCGGCCTCGGTTGCGGCTCTCCTGATCACCACCGAAGCCATGGTGGCCGAGGTGCCGAAGAGGAACGCCGGCGGCGGCGCGCCTGCGGGTGGCGGCGGCATGGGAGGCATGGGAGGCATGGGCGGTATGGATTTCTAGGTCAACCCGCTCATGGCCGAACGGCAGACAAGGGAAGGGATGGCCGATTTCCAGGAGGCAGAAGCGACGATCTGCTCACAGGAAAGGGGCAGTTCAGAACCGCATGCGCACTCCGCAGTCCGGCAAACCCTTCCAGGGAAGCTTCTCCTCGTTTGCCGAGACGCCGAGGTGAGACTGCTGTTCTATCGGCCTCGACTGCGAACGGCCTTCCCAAGTGAAAAGCCCGGCCGCGAGGGCCGGGCTGATCGGTAATATATTCAAGTCAGGCAATGCAGGAATAAAGCGGGGAGAGGCGTCGCCGTCTGTTCGAAAAGGAACACCTGAACCGATTATTGGTACCGCCCGCGCTCAACTGCGAAAGGCGGAGAATCTCACAAAGGCCCTGCATTTCCAGCAGCATCAAGGGTGCAGATACTCGCCGTGGCGCGCTGGCATCAGACTGCAGCGAGCCGGCGCATCAAGCCATCCCGAAGGTATCCCTACGCGAGTGCAGTGAGCAATTTGGTACAGACGCCGATCCCTCGACGTGTCTAGCCTCCTTAACCGGTGAAGCTCAACATACCTCTAAATCAAGGCGAAGATCATGGAAATCTCCAGGGAGACGAAAGCTGCCGTGCGGCCGGCACTGTGGGGAGCCGTGGCCGGAGCAATTGCTCTGGCAATCGTGGGTTTCAGCTGGGGCGGCTGGGTGACGGGTGGGGCCGCCGAGACGCTCGCGAGGAATAGTGCTGCGACGGCTGTCGTCACAGCTCTCACACCCATCTGCGTTGAGAAGTTTCGACAAGCCGCTGATGCGTCGGAAAACCTGGTCGCAATGAAGAAGACGACCTATGCGTGGGATCAGAGCAAGTTCGTCGAAAAAGGCGGTTGGGCCACGATGCCGGGAAGCACTGAGCCAAATTCAGCCGTTGCGAAAGCTTGTGCCGAATCGCTTGGTAGCAAGAAAGCTGTGGAGCTGCGCGGATAGTCAGGCAAGTCGCGCGGCGGAAATCTGCGCATAGACGCGCCGGCCCCTAGACACGTCTGCATCTTGCGCAGTGGAAGGGGGCTCCTGCAAAGCAGACCAGGCAGTCGTCGCCAGATGGTCAAGCATCAAATTCGTCGTATCTACTTTGAACGGAGAACTCGATGGGACGAAATCCCTGAAGCCCAGGTCGAGCCGAGCGCTTCCCCTCGTCATTTCAGTTCCCGATTTGCCGCACGCCACGCGGCCTTCCAACGGGTGAACATCCTTTCAATTGTGGTAGTATGATTGCGTGTTAATGGTCCAGCGAACGAGAGTCCTGCCTTGGTGAAAGCGGCGAAGGACTTTGATCCCAGAGCATTCCTTGCCAAGGTCGGGGCCGGGAAATCGATCTCGAAAGTTGGCAAAGGTCGGAGCGTGTTCGTGCAGGGAGATGCCGCGGACGCGGTATTCTACATTCAAGAGGGAAAGATCAAGCTCACGGTCGTTTCGGACCAAGGCAAGGAAGCCGTCGTTGGGATTTTGGAGCCCGGACAATTCTTTGGCGAGGGCTGCCTCAATGGTCATCCATTGCGTCTTGCCACGACTACGGCAATGGAGTCCTGTGTCATCACGAGAATATCGAAGACGGCGATGACTACAGCGCTCGAAGGCAAGCCGAAGTTCTCTCAATTGTTCATGGCGTATTTGCTCGCGCGCAATAGCCGGATTGAAGAAGACCTGATCGACCAACTCTTCAATTCGAGCGAGAAACGCTTGGCGCGCCTGCTGCTTCTGCTGGCGAACTTCGGCAAGGAAGCCAGCTCGCAGCCCATTGGCGTCAATATCAGCCAGGAAACGCTGGCCGAAATGATCGGTACGACCCGATCACGGGTCAGCTTCTTCATGAACAAGTTCCGGAAGCTTGGCTTCATCAGCTACAATGGAAAGATCGAGGTCCATAGCTCGCTTCTGAACGCGGTTCTGCGCGACAAACCCGAGATAGACCGGAAGAACTGACCGCCGCGCGGCCAAACCGAGCGCCGGGCCAAACGCGGGACATTAGCCCACTCGAATAGCGGATCAGGGCGGCAGTTCGTCGCGGACCGAGCCTCCCTCGTTCTCCCATCGTGACAGAGCGGTTGCGCTCGATCTCGCATCGCCAGGCGTGTCCTTTTTCAAAGGCAGCTTGTTGCGACCGATTTCATTGTTGCGCCTGTGATCCGTCAAAAAGACGAAGCCGGCCCGCCAGGTGTTGAATTTACGCCTTCCTCAGCGCTGGCCGAAACCTTAACGAGCTCGCCGGACGCGGTCGCTCTTGCGCGATGCTGCTGAGATTTGGACATATGCAGAGCCCTTTCGTTGGAAGTCTCCGCGCACTCCGGCCAATCTCGACGGTTGACCAAGGTGGACTTAAATGTGGGGATCGAAGCGATGAATAGCGAGCCCTCGGCATAAATAAGATTGCCAGAGGAGCGCACGGATCGCTTTGCCGTGCGTCCAATCGTGCCGCGCGGCAAAAGAGCTGCTGTAGCGGATTGTAGTGAGAAACAATTCACTGCCATCTTCGACGACATCGTAGTTGCGAGCGATGGAGTCGGCAGCAATTGGCGGCGAGGAGCACGCGCCCGGCAGCGTCCGACCAATCCCTCAGGCGCGGCAATGATGCTGACAGACAGAGACACCGTAATCGCGTCCCGGCGCTGGTTCGCACCCAAGCTTCTGATCTATCGACCAGTGGGATTCGCTGCCGGATGGTAAGACAAGCTGTCCTTGCTTCATTTGGAAATGGCGCAGTCCGCTGCCCGTTGAAGAGAGATCGGGCAGCGACGGCGGCACGGTGGGGCCGTTGGCGATTGATGATCAACTCGGCGTTCGCGGCTTGCTGCTGTTTGATGATGGGCCGCCTGATGCTTGCCGTTCCTTCGCTTCGTAATATTCGGCTGAGAATTTGATGGACCATCGCGCGAAGAACGAACGCAATTCCTGAGTGGGCTTCTCGACGCCGAAATGCTCTGCGACATGCGCCTCGCGCAACCACCTCACCGCCGACGTGAGGCCGGCAATGCGCTCGAGCCTCTCAACCGCTGCGGTCCCGGCGATCTCTGCCTGCCGATAGCGAAGGCCGACCTTTCTGATCACATGCACGCGCTTGATGATGTCGTAGCCCTTGAAGACGAGCTGAACGAGTGGATGCTTTCTGGCCTGCGGCCAGGCTGCCGGATAGACCGGTAGCACCAGAAGCTTGCTCTTCGCGATGACCGTTGCGAGCGGATGCAGGAGTTGCATCCAGGCTGGCCAGGACGTGACCTTGGCAAACAATACCGCGTGCATCGCCGTCGCCGCACCGAAAGAGATCGGCAGCCAAAGGACCGCGCACAGGATCACGAGCAATGCGGCGTTCGGCGTGAGATGCCGGCATGTTCTGAACACCCATGCCATGCCGCCTTCAAAGGCATCATGTATGGCTTGTTCGAACGCCCGATAGCTGATCTTCCGCCGGAACCACAACCAGTTTCGGCGAATCGATCTACCCCACTGTCGACGCTTCGCCGCGGACAGGGGAAGGAAGCGCACCGCTCCATCGATGACGGCAACGATGACATCGCCGACAAGCCTGGCTGCGAAGAGCGGAAGCCAGACAATCTGCATTGCAAAGGGGAAGGCGTAGTCGAGCATCCGCATCAAGATCGAAAGAACGAAACGCAGGATCTTGTTCGTGACGAGCGCGACAACAACAAGTGGGATGATAATCACATCGTCGAGCGCACCGCGAAAGCGGTTTTCCTCGGTCCATGCCGGGTGACGACCATCGGTCACGGTGCACCGTCCGGGCTGAGTGCCGGCTCAGACTAGCACATTGCGCGCTCGAGGGGGGCCTCAGGTGCCGGTCGTCAGGCGACAGCGAGCACTCCGCATAAGGGACCAGTTCGCATGACCCGCGTTAACCCTGTCTCTGATCTTGTCCGGTCGCCGCGCCGGCTGGTTCGGTTCTGCCGCCAAGCCGCCTTATTGGATGTCTGCAATTGGTCTCCGATTTACGGGAGCTTATTTTTCGGCAGGCTTTGAACGAGGCGTCGCGTTCGGGAAGCGTGAAATCAGATGAAGGCGGCTCTCATCCTCGTTGGCTTCAGTACACTCGCGGTGATGGAGCTTGAGACGGCGCCGCGCATGACCAAGCCCGTGAACGCGCCACCTGTTCAGGCGACCGTCGGGTTGCGCGTCTCAGCCGATACGCTGACGACGGCAGACCGGCTCGGGACCCCGCACATGCACATGCAATTTGAGGCGCCTCCGCAGCCGGTCTCCTTGAGCGAACCGATGCCTCCGCCGGATCAAACAGCGAATGTTGCGCCAGAGCCTTTGAAGATCATCGCGCCACACCAGCGCACCGCAAGCGGGAGAAAATTCGCGGTCATGCTGCCCAGACCTCGGCCCGTGCAGGGAACGTCCAAGGCATTTGCGAATGCCAAGCGCGCCAAGCCAGTCGCGGAGGTCAAGCCCTGCCGGTCAGGTGTCTTCGATGGCCTGTTCAAGGCATTGAACCTGTCAACGGGATGTCAGAGCTAGCCCCAAGATACCTCTCCATCGGCGATATCGTTTCCGCCACGCCGGGTTCACGCGGCCACGGTATCAATCGAGCGGCGTATCACCTGGCGCACCTCCGCATTCGACAGGAACAGGTCGTGGTTGATAACGCCCCAGCCTGCCTCGGACGCATCGACCACGCGCACCCCGAGCCCTTCGATGGCGGTCTTCTCGGCAGCGCCGACCCGTGTCATCCCACCAGCGAGTTGCCCCGACAACGCCAGCGCGCGGTCGTTCGTTGCGGCGATGACGGTGATCTTGCGCGAAAGCGGACCGATGCGGTTGATCGACGACGAGAATACGTCCATGTCGATGTCCGGCGCGGCGAACACCACGGCCCCGATCCTGCCCGCAACGGCGTCACCGGATCGCGCATAGAGCTGGCGCAGGCTTTCGAGCGTCAGCATGGTTCCCATGCTGTGAGCGACGATGTGGACGCGGCCGGCGTTTGAACTCGTCACGACAGATTGCAGCACGCGTTCGAAGCCATCGCGGGACCACATTGCGCTGTCGCGGTCATAGGCGTAGTCGAACAGTCCTGCCTTCGAGGGCCAGGAGAATACCATCGTCTGGCCGCGGAACCTGATGCCATCGGAGAGATGCGCAGCATCGAGCGCCGCTGTCTCGAACGTCTGCTTGAAGCCGTGCACGTAGATCAGGACGTCTGGTCCGCCGCCGGCCTGCGCGACAAGACTGCCGACATCGCCCGATACCGGCTCGACCCCATCAAGACGCCAATCGTCAAGTCCCGCTGCAGCCAGAGAAAAACGGCTGTCACCAGGCGCCACAAGCTTCGCTCGTGCGACGGTCATCGTAGAAGCCCGCTCCGGCCCGAACCACGGCTTCGACCGGCCGCCGTTCACTGGCTTACGCGTGGTTACGACGAGCAACGTAGGGTCGACCGAGAGCGATGAAGCGTCGTAGCGTGCGCCGGTAGCACCCAAGCTGGCGCATCCGCCCAGCGCGACAACGCAGGCTGAGGACGCAAGCCCGCCAAAGAGCGCACGGCGGGACGCAATCACTTCGTGTTGCACTAAACGTCGGATGATCACGCAGAACCTTTGGGAACTGCCCCCTGAAGGAGCCCGCCCCTGCGCGCGTTCCTGAATGATGATGGCGGCGAGAATAAGGGCGGGGCGCGCCACGCCGCTTGTTCCAAATGCGGATTGAAATCGTCGAATAATCAAACAGGTTTTGGTTCCGCCATGCGGAGGTTCGATCCCTCACTGGCCTAGTCAGGTCGCAACCCGACGGATGCGCCGGGCTGCCAGCTGGATTCGGCCAACTCAGGACTTCGTGGGGCTGCGGACCGCCACGCCGGGATCGATCGTCTGCGACGGTAGGCGGCGTTCGGCGGGGCGCGCGACCAGCAGATAGAGAACCAGAGCGAGCAGCGACGTTGCCGCCATCACCGCCGTCATCGACAACGCGGTCCGCCCGTCGAAGCGAAGTGCGACCAGCCCGCTCGATATTGCGCCGGCGGTCAGCTGAATGCTTCCGGCGGCAGCGCTGACGGCGCCCGCGATCTCCGGGAGACGCTGCATCGTCGCGCTCATCACGTTCGGCACGCTGAACCCGAAGCCGAGTGCGACCGCCATCAGCAGCGCGACCACGAGTGACGTGGGCATCCAGCCGGCCAATGTCATCGCGAGCAGGGCGGTGCTGGCGGCGGCCGACAGCGTCAGCCCGGTTGTGAGCATGCGCGCCGACTCTACGCCGCGCCGGCCGAGCTGGCCGTCGAGAAAGGCGCCGACCATGACGGCCCCCGAGCATGCGCTGAAGATCAGCCCATATTGCTCGGGGCGCAGTCCGATGGCGCCGACGAAGAACAGCGAGGCGCCGGTGACGTAGGCAAACACGGTCGCGCCGCCCGCGGCGCCGACCAGGATGAAAGGCAACGACACCGGATGCATCAGCACCTGGCGGTAGCTGTCGATGACAGCTGAAAGCCCCAGGCGGCCGGCGCGGTCGGTCGTCGCAGTCTCCGCGAAGCGAAACATCACCACGACCAGCAGCATGAGACCGATCCCCGCCTGGACGGCATAGATCGATCGCCAGCCGGCGATCGCCAGCAGGGCGGCGCCGGCCGTCGGTGCGATCACGGTCGCGACATTGACCGTGACCATGACGTTGGCGATCTTGCCTCGCGCGGCGTTGCCGTCGAAGAGATCGCGAATGATGGCAAAGGTCGTTGCGGTGGCGGCGGCGCCGATGCCCTGGACGAAGCGGCCCAGCAACAGAACCGGCAGCGAGGACGCTTTCGCACAGGCAAGGCTTGCGGCGACGAACAATACGAGGCCGAATGCCAGAATCGGCTTGCGGCCCAGGCGGTCGGAGATAGGTCCGTAGATCAGCGGCGCGGTGGCGAGGCTGAGCATGAAGGCGCTCATGGTCAGCCCGACATCCGACGCGCTCGCGTCGAGCGTCGCGCCGGTCGCGGCCAGCGCCGGCAGATTGATGTCGATGCCGGAATAGGGCACGGCCGCCAGAAAACCGAGCAGCAGCGTGAAGGCGAAGGATGCGGGGTCGATTTGCATGGACAGATTTCCGGTTCCGGCTTGATCGATGTGCATGAGGTGATGGAGGTGCGGTCGCCCGCCCTCCATCGCCGCGTTCGGCGATTACGCGCGCCGTTCGGCGCGCCGCCCCCGGGTTGCCGCCATCGCTCCGGTGTGCGAGCTCTCTTCGGCCACGAGCTCGCCGATGACCCGGAGGATTTCGGCCCGCGTGTCGATCCCGGCAAATTCGTCCGCGATCTGCGAGGCTCGCGACTGGAAGCGGGATTGATCGAGCACTGTCCGCACCGCGTCGCGCAACGCCTTCGGTGTCGGCTCGTTGGTCGCGAGGTTGATGCCGACCCCGGACCATGCGACCCGCGCGTTGACGTCGGCCTTGTCTTCGGTCAGCCCCGCGGTGACCAGCGGGATGCCGAAGCTCATGGCCTGGTTGACGCTGCCATAACCGCCATTGGTGACGAGCACGTCGACGTTCGGCAGCAGCCATTCGAACGGCAGATAGCTGGCGATGCGCGCGTTCGACGGAATCTTGCCGGGGATGGCGTCAACCGGGCGGCCGCCTGCCGTCGCGATCACCAGGATGTCTTTCTCGTCCGCGAGGGCCGCCAGCGTCGGGGCAACCAGCAGATTGAAATTGTGATTGGCCACCGTTCCCTGCGTCACCAGAACGATCTTGCGCGATCCGTCGAGCTCTTCGGCCCAGGGCGGCGGCGGGACCTGGTTGGCGATGATCGGCGGGGTGCCGACGAAATGCACTGAGGGCGGAATCTCGCGAGGAAATTCGAAGCTTGGCACCGACAATTGCAGATAGGCATCCCCGAGAGCGACCACAGAATGGAACATCGGCATCGCGATCGGCCCGACCCCGAGGGACTTCAACGCCCGGTTCAGGCGCAGTGACACCGGCTGATCGACTGCCGCATCAAATTCCCGCGCCATGGCCGCATAGCGATCGCGCTCCTCGTCGCTCTTTGCCGGCGGCAGACCGAGGAAATTGGGCGCGCCGTCCTCGCGCGCCCAATGCAGAAAGGAGGTCCCGCAGAGCGCGATGGGAGGCCGCTGCGAGCGCGGTCCGAGCAGCATCGGCAGCACACCGAACAGCATGTCGTCGGCGACAATGATGTCGGCGGGGAATTGCCGCAAGATTTGCAGCAGCCCCTGGTGCTGGGCCGGAATGGCGTCGACGAAGATGCGCTCGCAAGCAACACGGAACCACTCCAATCCCGGCGGGATGGTCTTGAGTTCGGGGAACCGCGAGAAGACGTCGTTCGGATCAAAGTCCGCGTCCTCGGGAAGGGGAAAGAATTTGACGCCGCTGGCTTCGACGCGGGCACGAAAGGCGGTGCCCGTCAGGAAAGCGATCTCGTGGCCATCGCCACGCAGGATTTGCGTGATCGCCAGCATCGGATTGAGATGACCCGTCGCCGGTGTCGAAGCGATAAGAATCTTCATGTGAGTTGACCTCTTGATGATCGATGCGCGGTCGCCCCAGAGCGTCCGGTCGAGTGAGAGGCAATTGAAGCGATCGCCGTTACGCCAAGACTTCCGGCGGCAGCGAAAATGGTTACGGCGGCAACGCATCGTGGCGCTGCCAAGGCCGGGCAAAAAAGTTCGGTGCGAAACCGGTGACATCCTGCCAGCAGCGATGATGCTGGCACAGGATTACAATTGTAACGCGAGCGGCGGGCGATGAAACGGCACGGAAACACCGCGCTGTTAATCCGGCAGACCTCCGCATGGCACACCTTCGCAGATATTGGCGCGTTGGCGTCGGCCGAAATTCATTTTTGACGATCCGGATGTCGCGCGGCATCGGTCGCGCCCAATTCATTGAGGACTGGCATGGAAAATATTGTCGCCCTGATTGCGATGGTTGCGTTCATCGCGTTTCTGGCCTGGCTGGGCGTTCGCGCCTCCCGGACGAAATCTGCTCTGGCGAAGTGGAGCGGCATGGTGCTGACGGCCGTGCTGGCCGTCTCAGTGTTCGGCGTCGCCGCTTTGACCGCGGTCGGTATCGTCCGGCAACACGCCCGCTCCGCACCGGTCCCGGATGTGAAAATCGAGGCGACACCGGACCAGATTGCCCGAGGCATGGCCGTGGCCGACGGCTTTTGCGCCGCATGTCACTCGCAGACCGGGACGCTGACCGGCGGCGGCGATGTGGCCAAGGATCTCCCGATTCCCATCGGCTCGTTCGTGCCGGCCAATCTCACGCCCGCCGGCGTCTTGAAGAATTGGTCCGATGGCGAGATCTTTCGTGCCATTCGCAACGGGATCGACGTGAGGGGGCGCTGGCTGGCGATCATGTCCTTCACCAATGCCGGCCGGCTCAGTGACGACGACACCAAGGCCGTGATCGCCTACATCCGCAGCCTGCCCGCGAGCGGTGCGCAGACCCCGGATCCGCCGGATCGCTTCAGCCTGCTGGGCATCGTGATGCTGGGCGCCGGACTGTTGCCGGATGCGAAGCCCGTCTTCACCGGCGTGATCACCGCGCCGCCGAAGGCGCCGACGGCGCTGTATGGCAAGTACCTGCTGTCCTATCAGGATTGCCGCGAATGCCACGGCAGGGATCTCGGCGGCGGCGTGCCGGGACAATTGCCGCCGCTCGGACCGGACCTCGGTATCGTCAAGAACTGGAGCCTTGCGCAATTCGTCGACACCATGCGCACAGGCGTTGATCCGAACGGGCATCGGCTCGGCGAGCAGATGCCGTGGCGGCCGATCGGGCGGATGGATGACGACGATCTCGCCGCGATCTACCAGTACCTGTTGGCTCTGCCGGGCTCCTGATGATTCCGTGACGCCCGCAAACGGTCGCGCCCTGCGGGGGCGGGCAACAGCCTGCGCAGCACATCGCAGTCGCTGAACGACAGCGCAGGCCGCAGGCTTCCTATCGCCCCAAAGTAGTAAGCGTTGGGATCACAATTATTCACGTATGCGACATCCGGCGGAATTAGCCGCAGAATTACCCTGTTGCGACGTCATCACGGCATCATAGATAGACTCAGTGTGTGCCGATGGCCTCGGATATCCCATTCTATTTTGAGCGATTCCAATTCGGACGACATCAATATCATTTCACCACAGCCGGACGTTGACGTTCGCAATTCTTAAGTACAGCTCACTCGGCGGACGGCGAATTTTGAGAGTATGGAATGCTTGCAGATATTGGCCACATCGTCGTCGTCGATGACGATCCGACGTTAAGGCAAATGGTGATCAAATATCTCGAGGAGCACAATATCCCGACAAGGGCGGCCTCCAACAGATCGGAATTGAACCACTATCTCGATGGCAGCCAGCCGAGCCTGATTATCCTCGACCTTCGGCTTGGTCAGGATGACGGTCTGGACCTGTTGAGGGAAATCCGGTCGCATTCCGACGTGCCGGTCATCATCACGACGGGCCATCGTCCCGACGAGATCGATCGCATCGTCGGGCTCGAGCTCGGCGCCGACGACTACATCATCAAGCCGTTCTCGTTGCGCGAGCTGCTGGCGCGC includes the following:
- the groL gene encoding chaperonin GroEL (60 kDa chaperone family; promotes refolding of misfolded polypeptides especially under stressful conditions; forms two stacked rings of heptamers to form a barrel-shaped 14mer; ends can be capped by GroES; misfolded proteins enter the barrel where they are refolded when GroES binds) — translated: MSAKEVKFGVDARDRMLRGVEILNNAVKVTLGPKGRNVVLDKSFGAPRITKDGVTVAKEIELEEKFENMGAQMVREVASKSADAAGDGTTTATVLAAAIVKEGAKAVAAGMNPMDLKRGIDLAVDAVVADLVKNSKKVTSNEEIAQVGTISANGDAEIGKFLSDAMKKVGNEGVITVEEAKSLETELEVVEGMQFDRGYISPYFVTNADKMRVEMDDAYILIYEKKLSSLNELLPLLEAVVQSGKPLVIIAEDVEGEALATLVVNRLRGGLKVAAVKAPGFGDRRKAMLQDIAILAGGQAISEDLGIKLENVTLNMLGRAKKVMIDKENTTIVNGAGKKADIEARVAQIKAQIEETTSDYDREKLQERLAKLAGGVAVIRVGGATEVEVKERKDRVDDAMHATRAAVEEGIVPGGGVALLRASEHLKGLRTKNDDQKTGVEIVRKALSAPARQIAINAGEDGSVIVGKILEKEQYAYGFDSQTGEYGNLVAKGIIDPTKVVRVAIQNAASVAALLITTEAMVAEVPKRNAGGGAPAGGGGMGGMGGMGGMDF
- a CDS encoding Bcr/CflA family efflux MFS transporter translates to MQIDPASFAFTLLLGFLAAVPYSGIDINLPALAATGATLDASASDVGLTMSAFMLSLATAPLIYGPISDRLGRKPILAFGLVLFVAASLACAKASSLPVLLLGRFVQGIGAAATATTFAIIRDLFDGNAARGKIANVMVTVNVATVIAPTAGAALLAIAGWRSIYAVQAGIGLMLLVVVMFRFAETATTDRAGRLGLSAVIDSYRQVLMHPVSLPFILVGAAGGATVFAYVTGASLFFVGAIGLRPEQYGLIFSACSGAVMVGAFLDGQLGRRGVESARMLTTGLTLSAAASTALLAMTLAGWMPTSLVVALLMAVALGFGFSVPNVMSATMQRLPEIAGAVSAAAGSIQLTAGAISSGLVALRFDGRTALSMTAVMAATSLLALVLYLLVARPAERRLPSQTIDPGVAVRSPTKS
- a CDS encoding co-chaperone GroES, translating into MKFRPLHDRVVVKRIEAEDKTAGGIIIPDTAKEKPSQGEVIAVGPGGRDEAGKLIPIDLKVGDRVLFGKWSGTEVKIDGVDLLIMKESDIMGVLTDLPATKKKAA
- a CDS encoding alpha/beta hydrolase; protein product: MIIRRLVQHEVIASRRALFGGLASSACVVALGGCASLGATGARYDASSLSVDPTLLVVTTRKPVNGGRSKPWFGPERASTMTVARAKLVAPGDSRFSLAAAGLDDWRLDGVEPVSGDVGSLVAQAGGGPDVLIYVHGFKQTFETAALDAAHLSDGIRFRGQTMVFSWPSKAGLFDYAYDRDSAMWSRDGFERVLQSVVTSSNAGRVHIVAHSMGTMLTLESLRQLYARSGDAVAGRIGAVVFAAPDIDMDVFSSSINRIGPLSRKITVIAATNDRALALSGQLAGGMTRVGAAEKTAIEGLGVRVVDASEAGWGVINHDLFLSNAEVRQVIRRSIDTVAA
- a CDS encoding nucleotide disphospho-sugar-binding domain-containing protein, whose translation is MKILIASTPATGHLNPMLAITQILRGDGHEIAFLTGTAFRARVEASGVKFFPLPEDADFDPNDVFSRFPELKTIPPGLEWFRVACERIFVDAIPAQHQGLLQILRQFPADIIVADDMLFGVLPMLLGPRSQRPPIALCGTSFLHWAREDGAPNFLGLPPAKSDEERDRYAAMAREFDAAVDQPVSLRLNRALKSLGVGPIAMPMFHSVVALGDAYLQLSVPSFEFPREIPPSVHFVGTPPIIANQVPPPPWAEELDGSRKIVLVTQGTVANHNFNLLVAPTLAALADEKDILVIATAGGRPVDAIPGKIPSNARIASYLPFEWLLPNVDVLVTNGGYGSVNQAMSFGIPLVTAGLTEDKADVNARVAWSGVGINLATNEPTPKALRDAVRTVLDQSRFQSRASQIADEFAGIDTRAEILRVIGELVAEESSHTGAMAATRGRRAERRA
- a CDS encoding DUF1488 family protein, with the translated sequence MIEFPNFSRSYNRTRHAVRFWGYDSALEASFFIEEDALRRLEPGAHSNNESDFLSAFDSNRDVICAAAARVYVRGSRGSYDLVAANF
- a CDS encoding Crp/Fnr family transcriptional regulator — encoded protein: MVKAAKDFDPRAFLAKVGAGKSISKVGKGRSVFVQGDAADAVFYIQEGKIKLTVVSDQGKEAVVGILEPGQFFGEGCLNGHPLRLATTTAMESCVITRISKTAMTTALEGKPKFSQLFMAYLLARNSRIEEDLIDQLFNSSEKRLARLLLLLANFGKEASSQPIGVNISQETLAEMIGTTRSRVSFFMNKFRKLGFISYNGKIEVHSSLLNAVLRDKPEIDRKN